The proteins below come from a single Methanospirillum lacunae genomic window:
- a CDS encoding alkyl/aryl-sulfatase — protein MGLFCLILVCGAVYADDRNDATKYTIAVQEEKNNTPAWNNNQEDFIFANKGFVATDNPLIIPSPYPGITAWDMEAYKAIANGTRPDTINPLLYRQFMLNNINGLFNVTDDIYQVRGYDVTSMSFIKGNTGWIIVDPMISVETAKAAMDLVNKTLGHYPVKAVIYSHPHADHYQGVKGVVSAEQVANGDVQIIAPEHFMDHALSENVYAGNAMQRRATYQYGIQLPKDAKGNIDIGLGKSPSVGTASLISPTLDITHTGQKVSIDGVNMEFHLSEDTEAPVELDIWFPQKNALLVSEDCTATFHNLLTLRGAQVRDSLAWARSLDEVRQLYGDKAEVMFSSHHWPRFGNDKVIEILENQRDLYKYVNDQTLNLINKGYTMDEISNMIQPPDSLREFWYTYGFYGQMYMGVKATYQKYLGFYDANPINLNRLPPEEYAEEITQYMGGADAAMGHLQQDYDVGKYELVASIANYLVFADPTNMKAREMEAAALEQLGYQEVSGTARNAYLSGAQDLRRTTPIKEISGISPDIMAAMSVSQLLDYISVRVNGEKAKDEDYQINLKLSDTGDKALIQVKNEVLEYWVDTSSPTADVTVEMPRKTLEQLALDPSVTPADVTTTGDADVFDRFVSMLDVFDPGFNIVTP, from the coding sequence ATGGGATTATTCTGTCTCATTCTTGTATGTGGGGCAGTATATGCTGATGATCGGAATGATGCAACGAAATACACTATCGCCGTTCAGGAAGAGAAAAACAACACTCCTGCATGGAATAACAATCAAGAGGATTTTATCTTCGCAAACAAAGGGTTTGTAGCAACAGATAATCCCCTGATTATTCCGTCTCCCTATCCCGGTATAACTGCATGGGATATGGAGGCATACAAGGCCATTGCCAATGGAACCAGACCGGATACGATAAATCCGTTACTCTATCGGCAATTTATGCTCAACAACATTAACGGGTTGTTCAATGTAACCGACGACATATACCAGGTCAGGGGATATGATGTCACATCAATGAGCTTTATCAAAGGTAATACCGGCTGGATTATCGTTGATCCCATGATCTCAGTCGAAACCGCAAAAGCTGCAATGGACCTGGTGAACAAAACACTCGGACACTATCCGGTCAAAGCGGTAATCTATTCGCATCCTCACGCAGACCACTACCAGGGAGTAAAGGGAGTTGTCTCTGCTGAACAAGTAGCAAACGGGGATGTCCAGATCATTGCTCCTGAACACTTCATGGACCACGCTTTAAGCGAGAATGTCTATGCTGGAAATGCCATGCAACGCAGGGCTACCTACCAGTATGGAATACAATTACCCAAGGATGCCAAAGGAAACATTGACATAGGTCTTGGAAAGAGTCCCTCAGTTGGAACAGCATCTCTTATTTCCCCGACCCTGGATATTACGCACACCGGGCAGAAGGTTTCGATAGATGGAGTGAACATGGAGTTCCATCTGTCTGAAGATACCGAGGCACCGGTTGAACTTGATATCTGGTTCCCACAGAAGAATGCCCTTCTGGTATCTGAAGATTGTACGGCAACCTTTCATAATCTCCTCACTCTTCGGGGAGCACAGGTCCGTGATTCACTTGCCTGGGCACGATCTCTCGATGAAGTCAGACAATTGTATGGTGATAAGGCTGAAGTCATGTTTAGTTCTCATCACTGGCCACGATTCGGTAACGACAAAGTTATAGAGATTCTTGAAAACCAGCGTGATTTGTACAAATACGTTAATGATCAAACTCTGAATCTCATCAATAAGGGATACACCATGGATGAGATCTCAAACATGATCCAACCTCCTGATTCACTGAGGGAGTTCTGGTATACCTACGGATTTTATGGTCAGATGTATATGGGAGTCAAGGCTACATACCAGAAATATCTTGGATTTTATGATGCAAATCCCATAAACCTCAATCGTCTTCCTCCGGAAGAGTATGCAGAAGAGATAACTCAATACATGGGAGGAGCAGATGCGGCAATGGGACATCTGCAACAGGATTATGATGTCGGTAAGTATGAACTGGTAGCAAGTATTGCAAATTATCTGGTATTTGCTGATCCGACAAATATGAAGGCCAGGGAGATGGAGGCAGCAGCACTTGAGCAGCTTGGATACCAGGAAGTTTCGGGAACAGCCAGGAATGCATACCTCTCCGGAGCACAGGATCTCAGAAGAACCACTCCAATCAAAGAGATAAGCGGCATTTCACCAGATATTATGGCTGCTATGTCTGTATCCCAGTTACTGGATTATATCTCTGTCCGGGTCAATGGAGAGAAAGCAAAGGATGAGGATTACCAGATCAATCTGAAACTTTCAGATACCGGTGATAAAGCACTCATTCAGGTAAAGAATGAAGTTCTTGAATACTGGGTGGATACATCATCTCCAACTGCAGATGTCACTGTTGAGATGCCACGTAAAACACTTGAACAACTGGCTCTTGATCCTTCAGTAACTCCAGCAGATGTGACCACTACCGGTGATGCTGATGTATTTGACCGGTTCGTTTCAATGCTTGATGTTTTTGATCCAGGGTTTAATATCGTCACCCCCTGA
- a CDS encoding TetR/AcrR family transcriptional regulator codes for MPKVIPGYKDDAKRKIIQAAIDVIAERGFALTTIDEIATRLGVSKGAVYWYFPNKDALVKEVYTYIEEDFKRVHYKKYYNQSINKFLQILFNKFSSNDYKLRRVFFEMVALAQRSTIEKNSLSKFLMDFVQTIKEIIEIEQKNHQLDDDIDPETFAFLVVSQYLGIHLLSTLWLSQDKTDKIWDGFESHMFTKNQVDSKVPKTQSKTK; via the coding sequence ATGCCTAAAGTTATTCCTGGCTATAAAGATGATGCAAAAAGGAAGATTATTCAGGCAGCTATTGATGTTATTGCAGAACGGGGATTTGCCTTAACTACCATTGATGAGATTGCTACCCGACTTGGAGTGAGTAAAGGAGCAGTATATTGGTACTTTCCAAATAAGGATGCCCTTGTAAAAGAAGTCTATACGTATATTGAAGAAGATTTTAAGCGAGTTCATTACAAGAAATATTATAATCAGTCAATAAACAAATTTTTGCAGATTCTCTTTAATAAATTCTCTTCAAACGACTATAAATTACGGAGAGTTTTTTTTGAGATGGTTGCGTTAGCTCAACGAAGTACCATAGAGAAGAATTCACTCTCCAAATTCCTTATGGATTTTGTACAAACAATAAAAGAGATTATTGAGATTGAACAAAAAAATCATCAATTGGATGATGATATTGATCCGGAAACCTTTGCGTTTTTAGTAGTAAGTCAGTATCTTGGAATACACCTGTTATCCACATTATGGTTGTCCCAGGACAAAACGGATAAGATTTGGGATGGCTTTGAATCTCACATGTTTACAAAAAACCAAGTGGACTCAAAAGTTCCAAAAACCCAGTCAAAGACGAAATAA
- a CDS encoding methyltransferase family protein encodes MTDFLDNKRNANTKSIFSIIKILLFFNLPNGILLFLSAGTVYWAMGWLYILIFLITNSFISIYINSDLSNERIKKHTNSKKWDHYLLILIFLFGVIVWIIAGLDHRFGWSGNIPITIQVFSTLMVIFGNVLFTWGILSNNYFSTTVRIQSERGHLVISHGPYRFLRHPGYLGVCSYTIFQCFMLGSVWALVPAAVVVVAFVIRTYLEDETLQRELTGYKEYAKNVRYRLIPEMW; translated from the coding sequence ATGACTGATTTCCTGGATAACAAGAGAAATGCGAATACAAAAAGTATTTTCTCAATAATAAAGATACTACTTTTTTTTAATCTTCCAAATGGAATCCTGTTGTTTTTATCCGCTGGAACGGTTTATTGGGCAATGGGCTGGCTATATATTCTGATTTTCCTAATAACCAACTCATTCATCTCGATATATATCAATTCAGACCTCTCAAATGAACGAATAAAAAAGCATACCAATTCAAAAAAATGGGATCATTATCTTTTGATACTTATATTCCTGTTTGGAGTAATTGTCTGGATTATCGCGGGTCTTGATCACAGGTTTGGTTGGTCTGGCAATATTCCGATAACAATCCAGGTTTTTTCTACATTAATGGTTATTTTTGGCAATGTTCTCTTTACATGGGGTATCCTATCTAATAATTATTTTTCAACGACAGTACGAATTCAGTCTGAACGTGGTCATCTGGTAATTTCTCATGGCCCTTATCGATTTCTTCGTCATCCTGGTTATCTTGGAGTATGTTCCTACACAATTTTCCAATGTTTTATGCTGGGTTCTGTCTGGGCCCTCGTTCCGGCAGCGGTTGTAGTTGTAGCGTTTGTCATTAGAACATACCTGGAGGATGAAACCTTACAGAGAGAATTGACCGGCTACAAAGAGTATGCAAAAAATGTCCGGTATCGTCTCATTCCGGAAATGTGGTAA
- a CDS encoding class I SAM-dependent methyltransferase, which translates to MKKRPSRMAEGMAMHRLAETMLPEDVRIFSDPYAVHFINPEILKFAAEHPREAEQKVQEMENQFPGLGNSIRARVSYFDLVLKECISHDITQLIILGAGYDTRPYRIPEIDNNFKVFEVDHPDTQSFKKEIITRILGKLPGNVTYIPLNLETGDLDLAISSTCFSELKKTLVIMEGLIMYLSSDSIHRIFSYFSQRCPVGSKILFDYYPESVVSGEKNEYAKNIVKFTQMNGEPLKFGIPDNDERVFLSQWNFSEIRIVSSEEYKKLLFTGKNANRCVCDFLSFMEVTI; encoded by the coding sequence ATGAAGAAAAGACCTAGCAGAATGGCTGAGGGTATGGCGATGCATCGTCTGGCTGAAACAATGCTTCCTGAAGATGTGAGAATATTCTCAGATCCATATGCTGTTCATTTTATTAACCCGGAGATCCTGAAGTTTGCAGCAGAACATCCACGTGAAGCAGAACAGAAAGTTCAGGAGATGGAAAACCAATTTCCGGGTCTGGGAAACTCAATTCGTGCCAGGGTCTCATATTTTGATCTAGTTCTTAAAGAGTGCATTTCGCACGATATTACTCAACTGATAATTCTCGGAGCCGGTTATGACACCCGTCCGTATCGGATTCCTGAAATAGACAACAATTTTAAGGTTTTTGAAGTAGACCACCCAGACACTCAGTCGTTCAAAAAAGAGATAATAACACGAATTCTTGGAAAATTGCCCGGTAATGTAACCTATATCCCGTTAAATCTTGAAACTGGAGATTTAGATCTCGCAATATCATCTACATGCTTCAGCGAATTAAAGAAAACCCTTGTAATTATGGAAGGCCTGATTATGTATCTTTCATCAGACTCCATTCACAGGATATTTTCATATTTCTCACAGAGATGTCCGGTTGGAAGTAAGATCCTTTTTGATTATTATCCAGAATCTGTGGTTAGTGGAGAAAAAAATGAGTATGCTAAAAATATTGTAAAATTTACTCAGATGAATGGTGAACCACTGAAATTTGGTATTCCTGATAATGATGAGAGAGTTTTTTTGAGTCAGTGGAATTTTTCTGAAATCAGAATTGTCAGTAGTGAAGAGTATAAAAAACTCCTATTTACTGGGAAAAATGCGAATCGATGTGTTTGTGACTTTCTTTCATTCATGGAAGTGACTATCTGA
- a CDS encoding TetR/AcrR family transcriptional regulator: MGISERKMREKEVRKKAIFDAAEKLFFARPYDAVSMDDIAEALELSKPTIYLYFQDKESLYLSIVERGYRILADMMYESVKNLDNGIEKLAAIGMSYHTFVITYPDYDRVLSTYRSGRFETLDQEKSEALCSVHRVLQEISTLNDDAIQAGIKDGTIRSDIDPVVLSILLSTFSTSVHNLNSWDMKRLESQGFSKEQFADEFINMMYNMMENPDHLVQRRTNRRKTGR; encoded by the coding sequence ATGGGAATCAGCGAACGGAAAATGCGTGAAAAAGAGGTACGTAAAAAGGCAATATTCGATGCTGCAGAGAAACTCTTCTTTGCCCGACCATATGACGCCGTCTCGATGGATGATATTGCCGAGGCACTTGAACTCTCCAAGCCCACCATCTACCTCTATTTCCAGGATAAAGAATCCCTCTATCTATCCATCGTTGAGCGTGGGTACCGGATTCTTGCAGATATGATGTACGAGTCAGTAAAAAATCTAGATAACGGCATTGAAAAGCTCGCTGCTATCGGGATGTCATACCATACCTTTGTCATAACATACCCGGATTACGACAGGGTGCTCAGTACGTATCGGTCCGGCAGGTTTGAGACTTTGGATCAGGAAAAAAGCGAAGCACTCTGCTCAGTTCACAGGGTTTTACAGGAAATATCCACGCTGAACGATGATGCAATCCAGGCCGGGATTAAAGACGGGACTATCCGGTCTGACATTGATCCGGTTGTTCTTTCCATCCTTCTTTCAACGTTTTCAACCAGTGTACACAACCTGAACTCCTGGGACATGAAGCGACTTGAATCTCAGGGGTTTTCAAAAGAACAATTTGCTGATGAGTTCATTAACATGATGTACAACATGATGGAGAACCCGGATCACCTTGTCCAGCGACGTACCAATAGAAGAAAAACTGGGCGATAG
- a CDS encoding PHP domain-containing protein, which translates to MDIMPYEPGSIHYQKPDARSLIKAGYQPVDMHLHTRYSDGLIRIPDLLSYARRNRIGVAITDHNEIKGAVQAFRSQHDLLVIPGIELETREGPHILIYFDVAGDLEDFFHDLNREKRRQNPEVPHNLTVSECLTLAKEYSCLRIAAHPFGYFGINRGILKCVEKHMLPGVLENIDGIEVICGGMTGSLNQKAIRYAHRHPIPFTGGSDAHILSDVGSVLTGAPAETAEEFLAAIRKRKNIVCGKPGTFIRKGATAGVIAWSFVPYTCSLIGAHSAAYKHRIKHIVSRYSGTCKKNREVQMKEKDNSEKRRE; encoded by the coding sequence ATGGATATAATGCCATACGAGCCCGGATCCATTCACTATCAAAAACCAGATGCCAGATCTCTCATAAAAGCCGGGTACCAACCGGTTGATATGCATCTCCATACCCGGTATTCTGACGGGCTGATCAGGATTCCTGATCTTCTCTCATATGCCAGAAGAAATCGGATTGGAGTTGCAATAACCGATCACAACGAGATTAAAGGAGCGGTTCAAGCATTCAGATCTCAACATGATCTCCTTGTCATCCCTGGCATTGAACTTGAAACCCGGGAAGGCCCTCACATTCTGATCTATTTTGATGTTGCCGGTGATCTGGAAGACTTTTTTCATGATCTGAACCGTGAAAAAAGACGACAAAATCCAGAAGTACCTCACAATCTCACCGTATCTGAGTGCCTCACCCTTGCCAAAGAGTATTCATGCCTCCGGATAGCAGCTCATCCGTTTGGGTATTTTGGGATTAATCGTGGTATACTCAAGTGTGTCGAGAAACATATGCTTCCCGGAGTTCTGGAAAATATTGATGGAATCGAGGTTATCTGTGGGGGAATGACCGGCAGCCTGAATCAGAAGGCAATAAGGTATGCACATAGACATCCTATTCCATTTACCGGGGGATCAGATGCTCATATCCTGTCAGATGTTGGGAGTGTCCTGACCGGAGCACCCGCTGAAACTGCTGAAGAATTTCTTGCAGCCATAAGAAAGAGAAAAAACATCGTATGTGGAAAACCCGGGACATTTATCCGAAAAGGAGCAACTGCCGGAGTCATTGCCTGGAGTTTTGTTCCCTATACCTGTTCGTTGATTGGGGCACATAGTGCTGCGTATAAACACAGGATTAAGCATATCGTCTCCCGGTATTCGGGAACGTGTAAGAAAAACCGGGAAGTACAAATGAAAGAAAAAGATAATTCAGAGAAGCGGAGAGAATAG
- a CDS encoding dihydrofolate reductase family protein — MGKVLVYIASSLDGFIARRDDDISWLDKFSGDSVDYGYTEFMKNVGNAIMGARTYEQSLLHPERLLTSVKNYIITRRVLKTIPGIDTVFWHDSLSDLVATIKKESDLDIFIVGGGQIISRFIDEGLVDEVRQFIVPVILHDGIPLYSQLTREISLDLIDTVKYQTGIVELRYSLNNEQHQ; from the coding sequence ATGGGTAAGGTTCTTGTATACATCGCATCCAGTCTGGATGGGTTTATTGCACGACGTGATGACGATATATCCTGGCTGGACAAATTTTCAGGTGATTCTGTTGATTACGGGTATACAGAGTTTATGAAAAATGTCGGTAACGCAATCATGGGAGCACGGACCTATGAACAATCTCTCCTTCACCCTGAACGATTACTCACTTCGGTTAAGAATTATATCATCACCCGAAGAGTCCTTAAAACGATTCCCGGTATTGATACTGTGTTCTGGCACGATTCACTATCAGACCTTGTTGCTACCATTAAAAAAGAATCTGACCTGGATATATTCATTGTCGGTGGTGGGCAGATAATCTCCCGGTTTATTGATGAAGGGCTGGTAGACGAAGTACGACAGTTTATCGTTCCGGTGATTTTGCATGACGGCATCCCGCTTTATAGTCAACTCACAAGAGAGATCTCCCTTGACCTCATTGATACTGTGAAGTACCAGACCGGTATCGTTGAACTCAGGTATTCTCTGAACAATGAACAACATCAGTAG
- a CDS encoding flavodoxin family protein, with protein MNHTDHQAPGSSRISGTMNQLKVVAINASPHKDNGNTALILGPFLEGMKEAGAEVQIFYTNNLKVNPCRGDVICFCRKSGRCIQSDDMDWLVPKARDADVLVFASPIYTDGVTGPMKMVIDRLVPLITMPIEVHEGHCRHVPRDEKVRKIVFASNCGLWEKDNFDPAIAHMKAIARNINAEFVGALIRPHGMLMNQAMELGLAVDEILSAARQAGHELAITGTIADSTLDAISRDLLPRDQYMIHVNHVCAGLCERLGNEN; from the coding sequence ATGAACCACACAGATCATCAGGCACCGGGTTCTTCCAGGATTTCCGGAACTATGAACCAATTAAAGGTTGTTGCCATCAACGCAAGTCCGCACAAAGATAATGGGAATACTGCATTGATTCTCGGTCCCTTCCTTGAAGGGATGAAGGAAGCAGGAGCTGAAGTCCAGATTTTTTATACCAACAATCTCAAGGTCAACCCATGTCGGGGTGACGTTATCTGTTTCTGCCGGAAATCCGGACGATGCATACAATCGGATGATATGGACTGGCTGGTTCCAAAAGCCCGGGATGCTGATGTACTTGTTTTTGCCTCACCAATTTATACCGACGGTGTCACCGGTCCTATGAAGATGGTCATCGACCGGCTCGTCCCCCTCATCACTATGCCAATCGAGGTCCATGAGGGTCATTGCCGGCATGTTCCCCGTGATGAAAAGGTCCGCAAAATAGTCTTTGCCTCCAATTGTGGTTTGTGGGAGAAGGACAACTTCGATCCAGCCATCGCCCATATGAAAGCAATTGCCAGAAACATAAATGCAGAATTTGTTGGGGCCTTGATCCGTCCTCATGGAATGTTAATGAACCAGGCCATGGAGTTGGGTCTCGCTGTTGACGAAATATTAAGTGCTGCCCGGCAGGCAGGTCATGAACTAGCCATTACCGGAACTATTGCAGATTCAACCCTCGATGCGATCAGCCGCGATCTGCTTCCCCGTGATCAGTACATGATACATGTGAATCATGTTTGCGCCGGGTTATGCGAACGGTTAGGAAATGAGAACTGA
- a CDS encoding serpin family protein, whose translation MMLCITTACCLQTVEKRGISSPESPVMEDNNSGFGSSQSIVDANNRFACELYLNISHNPGYSGKNIFFSPYTITSAGALTYEGARGRTAKEIRDIFHFPVSDTVLREGYTGMDLNSSGSTLYMANGLWANQRFPFLPEYLTISNQYYGANIMNLDFANKSGESRDIINTWIASRTENKIQNLLSSSSVNPATRLIITNSIYFKGSWETRFNKGVEQVFRIEPHKGVKVQMMERTDSKPKYQYTDTGDVQVLDIPYVSGDKSQMSMLILLPKGDSIFAAEHLLTMENISSIVHAMEPKEVKIYFPKYRIETEYQLPDLLKKMGMVTPFTRYADFSGMIGKQDIFIDNIIHKAFIEVNEEGTEAASTTVTSLNGLYNAEYIPETSVIFNVDHPFIFLICDHKSGIILFIGQVMDPTGAVPSTDDFTQTPTMAPEIPAGLNHFSE comes from the coding sequence ATGATGCTGTGTATCACAACCGCCTGTTGTCTTCAGACTGTAGAAAAACGTGGCATCAGTTCTCCGGAATCGCCGGTAATGGAGGATAATAATTCGGGCTTTGGATCCTCTCAAAGTATAGTGGATGCAAACAATCGTTTTGCATGTGAATTATATCTGAATATTTCACATAATCCCGGTTACAGCGGAAAAAATATCTTCTTTTCTCCTTACACCATTACCTCTGCCGGAGCTCTGACATACGAAGGTGCCAGAGGAAGAACGGCAAAGGAAATCAGGGATATTTTTCATTTTCCTGTTTCTGATACCGTTCTTCGTGAAGGATACACTGGAATGGATCTCAATAGTTCTGGATCAACTCTCTATATGGCAAACGGCCTCTGGGCAAACCAGAGATTTCCATTCCTTCCCGAATATCTCACTATATCAAACCAATATTACGGTGCAAATATAATGAACCTTGATTTTGCAAACAAATCAGGAGAATCACGAGATATCATTAATACATGGATCGCATCACGAACAGAGAATAAAATTCAAAATCTGTTATCTTCTTCATCAGTAAATCCAGCAACCCGGCTTATCATCACAAATTCCATATATTTTAAAGGTTCGTGGGAAACCCGGTTTAACAAAGGCGTGGAACAGGTTTTTAGAATTGAACCCCATAAAGGAGTAAAAGTTCAGATGATGGAAAGGACAGATTCTAAACCGAAATATCAATACACAGACACCGGGGATGTACAGGTTCTTGATATCCCCTATGTATCTGGGGATAAAAGTCAGATGTCAATGCTTATTCTCCTCCCAAAAGGAGATAGTATATTCGCTGCAGAACATCTCCTGACCATGGAAAATATTTCTTCAATTGTTCATGCAATGGAGCCAAAAGAAGTAAAAATTTATTTCCCAAAATACAGGATTGAAACAGAATATCAACTCCCAGACTTATTGAAAAAGATGGGGATGGTTACACCATTCACAAGATATGCCGATTTTTCCGGAATGATCGGAAAACAGGATATATTTATTGATAATATTATTCACAAAGCCTTCATAGAGGTAAATGAGGAAGGTACAGAAGCTGCTTCAACTACAGTAACTTCTCTAAATGGTTTATATAATGCAGAGTATATTCCTGAAACTTCTGTCATTTTCAATGTAGATCATCCATTCATTTTTTTGATCTGTGATCATAAGTCTGGAATTATACTTTTTATCGGGCAGGTAATGGATCCGACAGGAGCAGTCCCATCCACCGACGATTTTACCCAAACGCCTACAATGGCCCCGGAAATCCCAGCAGGTCTCAATCATTTTTCAGAATAG
- a CDS encoding alpha/beta fold hydrolase: MPKIDCNGISLYYEVYGTGIPILVIWGIGGEILPFIESLKQKAHGLYQIINFDTRGSGRSDKPDREYSIEMMADDTASLMDSLNIRSAHILGISTGSRIALSLASRYPNKVKSLILHVAAARSPGSDEPEAQEVYDRLYNTMIMPGFMEKALLYPPTIPSFKRLFKALVTFNGVQLLSSIHVPTRIINTTSDRSTPVSMAQELHEKIWRSQLILLDGDHMIARTDPEQITDHVMVFLKSLETSK, from the coding sequence ATGCCCAAAATTGACTGCAATGGTATCTCACTGTATTATGAAGTGTATGGAACAGGGATTCCAATTCTTGTTATCTGGGGAATTGGAGGTGAAATCCTCCCATTTATAGAATCACTCAAGCAAAAGGCCCATGGGCTGTACCAGATTATTAATTTTGATACCAGGGGTTCGGGGCGATCAGATAAACCTGATCGTGAATATTCAATTGAAATGATGGCAGATGATACAGCATCGCTCATGGATTCCTTAAATATCAGGTCTGCTCATATCCTGGGAATATCCACCGGTTCTCGGATTGCCCTGTCACTTGCCAGTAGGTATCCAAATAAGGTAAAAAGTCTTATTCTTCATGTAGCCGCTGCCCGTTCACCTGGATCTGACGAACCTGAAGCACAGGAAGTATATGACCGATTATATAACACGATGATAATGCCTGGCTTTATGGAAAAAGCATTGCTTTATCCTCCGACTATACCGTCATTTAAAAGACTGTTTAAGGCACTGGTTACTTTTAACGGAGTTCAACTGTTGTCATCAATTCATGTTCCTACTCGTATCATCAATACAACATCTGATCGGTCAACTCCGGTCTCAATGGCTCAGGAATTGCATGAAAAGATATGGCGTTCTCAATTAATTCTTCTTGATGGGGATCATATGATTGCAAGAACAGATCCTGAACAGATTACTGATCATGTCATGGTATTTTTAAAAAGTCTGGAAACATCCAAATAA